From a region of the Terriglobales bacterium genome:
- a CDS encoding dodecin family protein, with the protein MAQKVIDVVGVSKDSFAKAAENAVIEAAKTVRGIKWARVSDFEMELDGKKVLQYRATARIYFNVEH; encoded by the coding sequence ATGGCTCAAAAAGTGATTGATGTAGTTGGCGTATCCAAGGACAGCTTCGCCAAAGCCGCTGAAAATGCAGTCATCGAAGCGGCGAAAACCGTGCGCGGCATCAAGTGGGCGCGTGTATCCGACTTTGAAATGGAACTCGACGGAAAAAAGGTGCTGCAGTACCGCGCTACTGCTCGCATCTATTTCAACGTCGAACACTGA